From a region of the Helicobacter hepaticus ATCC 51449 genome:
- the fdhD gene encoding formate dehydrogenase accessory sulfurtransferase FdhD, whose product MSDFVHQMRMVRLFRDESLQVCEDNIIEEQRIAFYLNGTKLLSVMSLPFSQDAHLVGFLMNEGVLESVDDIISLEIAPDGLSVHMNAHIKEDRLNHLHKEKTLTTGCCVGVSANFDGEIIQKFIASNMRVDTRTIFKLLDEFNQPSALFERTGCVHKAMLVCEETLVSEDIGRHNAIDKVIGRARLASLDMSEAILIVSGRLSMEMVIKAAMSDIPIVISRSATTYLGIKSAQVLGVTLVGFARGDTLNIYTHPSRITS is encoded by the coding sequence GTGAGCGACTTTGTGCATCAAATGCGTATGGTGAGGCTTTTCCGTGATGAATCATTGCAGGTATGTGAAGATAACATCATTGAGGAGCAACGCATAGCTTTTTATCTCAATGGCACAAAACTCCTTTCTGTGATGAGTTTGCCTTTCTCTCAAGATGCTCATTTGGTAGGATTTTTGATGAATGAGGGCGTATTAGAAAGTGTTGATGATATTATTTCACTTGAAATTGCTCCTGATGGCTTGAGTGTGCATATGAATGCCCATATTAAAGAAGATAGGCTTAATCATCTCCATAAAGAAAAAACTCTGACGACAGGGTGTTGTGTTGGAGTAAGTGCAAATTTTGATGGAGAGATTATTCAAAAATTTATCGCTTCAAATATGCGTGTGGATACGCGCACAATCTTTAAACTCCTTGATGAATTTAATCAGCCAAGTGCGCTTTTTGAGCGCACAGGTTGTGTGCATAAGGCAATGCTTGTATGCGAAGAGACGCTTGTGAGTGAAGATATTGGGCGTCATAATGCTATTGATAAAGTTATTGGCAGAGCGAGACTTGCTTCGCTTGATATGAGTGAGGCAATACTTATTGTAAGCGGACGCTTATCAATGGAAATGGTGATTAAAGCTGCGATGAGTGATATTCCCATAGTAATTTCGCGTTCTGCTACGACATATTTAGGGATTAAATCTGCACAGGTTTTAGGCGTTACCCTTGTAGGTTTTGCACGTGGTGATACGCTCAATATTTACACTCACCCTTCACGTATTACAAGTTAA
- a CDS encoding formate dehydrogenase subunit gamma translates to MKWCFRIYLIVVSLCAFVIAADPSVPQAGGKQYAEVINGNNALIMPADRANPHLYGGPEVAAIKAWGVDSPNSFGWGELFTILQGQYFALIFLLIVIFVPMAFYGHYKLVGKRHYSHDSFLIVFTKYNIVVHWCAAVPFVMLCLSGLMMVFGDKLGGGTLIRFARDVHGFATIFFAVFGTLMLLMWAKDCFFKAHDIKWMMMLGGYLDKVNREIPAHKFNAGQKMWFWVATLGGGVMVLSGAVMFFQCTDINTLRILAILHNVMGFAIIALLITHIYMAVFAIEGAVESILNGKMGEEELSMLHSLYYKDLKAQGKLDSMRIKH, encoded by the coding sequence ATGAAATGGTGTTTTAGAATCTACTTGATTGTAGTGAGTCTTTGTGCTTTTGTGATTGCTGCTGATCCAAGTGTCCCACAAGCAGGTGGAAAGCAATATGCAGAAGTTATAAATGGAAATAATGCACTTATTATGCCCGCAGATAGAGCCAACCCTCATCTTTATGGCGGACCAGAAGTCGCTGCGATTAAGGCTTGGGGTGTGGATTCACCCAATTCTTTTGGTTGGGGTGAGCTTTTTACAATCTTGCAAGGGCAGTATTTTGCTCTGATTTTTTTATTGATTGTCATTTTTGTGCCTATGGCGTTTTATGGGCATTATAAGCTTGTGGGTAAGCGACATTATTCGCACGATAGCTTTTTAATCGTCTTTACTAAATATAATATTGTTGTGCATTGGTGTGCAGCTGTGCCTTTTGTGATGTTGTGCCTTTCGGGACTTATGATGGTTTTTGGCGATAAGCTTGGTGGTGGCACACTTATTCGCTTTGCTCGTGATGTGCATGGCTTTGCAACAATTTTCTTTGCTGTATTTGGCACATTAATGTTGCTTATGTGGGCAAAAGATTGTTTTTTCAAAGCTCACGATATTAAATGGATGATGATGCTTGGTGGTTATCTTGATAAAGTCAATCGCGAGATTCCAGCTCACAAGTTTAATGCAGGGCAAAAAATGTGGTTTTGGGTGGCTACACTTGGTGGTGGCGTAATGGTATTGAGCGGTGCAGTAATGTTTTTTCAATGCACGGATATTAATACTTTGCGCATTCTAGCAATTTTGCACAATGTGATGGGCTTTGCTATTATTGCGCTTTTGATTACTCATATTTATATGGCAGTTTTTGCTATTGAAGGCGCAGTAGAATCTATCCTTAATGGCAAAATGGGTGAGGAAGAGCTTTCTATGCTCCATAGTCTTTATTACAAGGATTTAAAGGCTCAAGGCAAATTAGATTCTATGCGCATAAAACACTAG
- the fdh3B gene encoding formate dehydrogenase FDH3 subunit beta gives MSNTIPKNLEHFSRIKFYCDTNRCIECHGCDVACKEAHHLPVGVNRRRVVVLNEGVVGKESAVSIACMHCADAPCAKVCPVDCFYIRADGIVLHDKKTCIGCGYCLYACPFGAPQFPKSDVFGSRGAMDKCTFCAGGPEETHSAEEYKLYGQNRIAEGKVPMCASMCSTKALLAGSGEQLSHIITHRASTKGENIPNAVPNVWKTAYED, from the coding sequence ATGAGTAACACTATTCCAAAAAACCTTGAGCATTTCTCAAGGATAAAATTTTATTGCGATACAAACCGATGTATTGAATGCCACGGCTGCGATGTAGCTTGTAAAGAGGCTCATCATTTGCCTGTTGGTGTCAATCGCAGACGAGTTGTTGTTCTCAATGAGGGTGTAGTAGGTAAAGAAAGCGCAGTTTCTATTGCTTGTATGCATTGTGCTGATGCACCTTGTGCTAAGGTATGTCCAGTAGATTGCTTTTATATCCGAGCCGATGGCATTGTTTTGCACGATAAGAAAACTTGTATCGGTTGCGGATATTGCCTTTATGCTTGTCCTTTTGGAGCTCCACAATTTCCTAAATCTGATGTATTTGGCTCAAGAGGAGCAATGGATAAATGTACCTTTTGTGCTGGTGGTCCTGAAGAAACTCATAGCGCAGAGGAATACAAACTCTATGGGCAAAATAGAATCGCAGAAGGTAAAGTGCCAATGTGCGCTTCTATGTGTTCTACAAAGGCATTGCTTGCTGGAAGTGGTGAGCAGCTCTCTCATATTATTACGCATCGTGCTAGCACAAAAGGCGAAAATATCCCTAATGCTGTGCCTAATGTGTGGAAAACGGCTTACGAGGATTAA